One genomic window of Sulfurovum lithotrophicum includes the following:
- a CDS encoding M48 family metallopeptidase, translated as MSGLLPRYTHIINPSLRHTYLSFDEAGGLIIKSPEVSRHYIEQLLLKKAKWITRSREKILQKKGKTPDFTQKSKLYYKGIAYPLSVIPHEKKRTELRFEEGVFSLFSNRHDIGLFQKHIDRFYKKEAEAYLPELVERCAQQMQLFPRDIRFRKTKRQWGSCSGENVLSFNTMLMKLPENVIEYVVVHELAHIRHKHHQKHFWELVEVQMPKYKECIKELHSYTT; from the coding sequence CTTCTGCCAAGGTATACCCATATCATCAACCCCAGTCTCAGACATACCTACCTCTCATTTGACGAGGCTGGTGGGCTCATTATCAAATCTCCCGAAGTTTCCCGGCATTACATCGAACAGCTCCTTCTCAAAAAAGCGAAATGGATCACACGCTCCAGAGAAAAGATCCTGCAAAAAAAAGGAAAAACACCGGACTTTACACAAAAAAGCAAGCTCTACTACAAAGGGATCGCCTATCCTCTCAGTGTGATTCCTCATGAAAAAAAGAGAACAGAGCTTCGTTTTGAAGAGGGGGTGTTCTCTCTCTTCAGCAACAGACACGATATAGGATTGTTTCAAAAACACATAGATCGTTTCTACAAAAAAGAGGCGGAAGCATACCTGCCGGAACTGGTTGAAAGATGCGCACAGCAGATGCAGCTTTTTCCCAGGGATATCCGTTTTAGAAAAACCAAACGCCAGTGGGGCAGCTGCTCGGGGGAAAATGTACTCAGTTTCAATACCATGCTGATGAAACTGCCTGAAAATGTAATAGAATATGTCGTTGTACATGAACTCGCACATATCAGACATAAACACCACCAGAAGCATTTCTGGGAACTGGTCGAAGTACAGATGCCGAAGTACAAAGAGTGCATCAAAGAACTTCACTCTTATACCACCTAA